In Nocardioides sp. JQ2195, a genomic segment contains:
- a CDS encoding DNA polymerase IV, with the protein MRTQASVLHIDLDAFFAGVEQRDKPSLRGKPVIVGGTGGRGVVATASYEARAFGVHSAMSTREARSRCPHAAFLSGRFHAYRATSAKVMAVLREASPLVEPLSIDEAFVDLAASDLASYDVSTVTAFGEDLRRRVHEVTGGLTASVGIGSSKFIAKVASDLEKPDGLFVVAPGTEQDLLRPMKVTVIPGVGPATAERLRRAGVHTVADLEAVSEAELVRLVGNAHGHNLWRLARAIDDRSVEPLRETKSVSVEGTYEDDLTDKRLMDGLLTRQGANVAARLRKDGMSGRTVSIKVRLHDFTTLSRSSTLASPTDSAQVIGRTARSLLADLDVSGGVRLLGVGVSGLADWVQDDLFGPEPDDAPEPEVEVPTARQRTWAPGSDVRHDEMGAGWVWGSGSGVVTVRFETAETAPGPVRSYRMDDPALHVVTHEEQ; encoded by the coding sequence ATGAGGACGCAGGCATCGGTGCTGCACATCGACCTCGACGCGTTCTTCGCCGGCGTCGAGCAGCGTGACAAGCCGTCCCTGCGCGGCAAGCCGGTGATCGTCGGCGGCACCGGCGGCCGCGGTGTGGTGGCCACCGCCTCCTACGAAGCTCGTGCCTTCGGGGTGCACTCCGCCATGTCGACGCGTGAGGCACGCTCCCGCTGCCCGCACGCGGCGTTCCTGTCGGGACGCTTCCACGCCTACCGCGCGACCAGTGCCAAGGTCATGGCGGTGCTCCGTGAGGCATCGCCCCTGGTGGAGCCCCTCTCCATCGACGAGGCGTTCGTCGACCTGGCCGCGAGCGACCTGGCGTCGTACGACGTCTCCACGGTCACCGCGTTCGGTGAGGACCTGCGGCGCCGGGTGCACGAGGTCACCGGAGGGCTCACCGCCAGCGTCGGGATCGGCAGCTCGAAGTTCATCGCCAAGGTGGCCAGCGACCTCGAGAAGCCCGACGGCCTGTTCGTGGTCGCCCCCGGCACCGAGCAGGACCTGCTCCGTCCGATGAAGGTGACCGTGATCCCCGGAGTCGGGCCGGCCACCGCCGAGCGGCTGCGCCGAGCCGGCGTCCACACGGTCGCGGACCTGGAGGCGGTCAGCGAGGCGGAGCTCGTCCGGCTGGTCGGCAACGCCCACGGCCACAACCTGTGGCGCCTCGCCCGGGCGATCGACGACCGGAGCGTCGAGCCGTTGCGCGAGACCAAGTCGGTCAGTGTCGAGGGCACCTACGAGGACGACCTCACGGACAAGCGACTCATGGACGGGCTGCTCACCCGGCAGGGTGCCAACGTGGCCGCGCGGTTGCGCAAGGACGGCATGTCGGGTCGCACGGTCAGCATCAAGGTGCGGCTGCACGATTTCACGACGTTGAGCCGCTCGAGCACCCTGGCCTCCCCCACCGACTCGGCCCAGGTGATCGGCCGCACCGCGCGCTCGCTGCTCGCCGACCTCGACGTCTCCGGAGGCGTGCGCCTGCTGGGCGTCGGAGTCTCGGGGCTGGCCGACTGGGTGCAGGACGACCTGTTCGGCCCTGAACCTGACGACGCACCGGAGCCCGAGGTGGAGGTGCCGACGGCCCGCCAGCGCACGTGGGCCCCGGGCAGCGACGTACGCCACGACGAGATGGGAGCCGGCTGGGTGTGGGGGTCGGGAAGCGGCGTGGTGACGGTTCGCTTCGAGACCGCCGAGACCGCGCCCGGCCCGGTCCGCAGCTACCGCATGGACGACCCGGCGCTGCACGTCGTCACCCACGAGGAGCAGTGA
- a CDS encoding glutamate-cysteine ligase family protein, which translates to MGEEVVAQEFSRADRTRHREKVRRCLDVFARMLREARFDTDDPMTGLEIELNLVDESGDPALKNAEALAEIADPDFQTELGQFNVEINVPPRHLRGGGLTAYEENLRVSLNDAESKSSPVGAHMVMIGILPTLAEGHMGPSSLSGNPRYQLLSDQILAARGEDIVIDINGVEQLTTTADSIVPEAACTSTQLHVQTTPDEFAAYWNASQAIAAMQLAVGANSPFLLGKELWRETRIPLFEQATDTRSEELKAQGVRPRVWFGERWVNSVFDLFEENVRYFPALLPVTEDEDPLEVLEGGGTPELAELRLHNGTIYRWNRPVYDIAGGVPHLRVENRLLAAGPTVVDTMANAAFYFGLVRSLALAERPLWSQMSFSAAEENFHVAARMGIEAQVYWPGVGQVSAAELVLRRLLPMAREGLTDWGSSPEEIDRYLGIIEQRCLLGTNGAEWFAGRFRRHAVDLDRAEALRHTLVDYRELMHTNEPVHTWEA; encoded by the coding sequence ATGGGTGAAGAAGTCGTCGCACAGGAGTTCTCCCGGGCCGACCGCACGCGCCACCGCGAGAAGGTGCGCCGATGCCTCGACGTGTTCGCCAGGATGCTGCGTGAGGCACGCTTCGACACAGACGACCCGATGACCGGGCTCGAGATCGAGCTGAACCTCGTCGACGAGTCGGGCGACCCGGCCCTGAAGAACGCGGAGGCGCTCGCGGAGATCGCTGACCCCGACTTCCAGACGGAGCTCGGGCAGTTCAACGTGGAGATCAACGTGCCGCCGCGCCACCTGCGTGGCGGTGGGCTCACGGCGTACGAGGAGAACCTGCGGGTCAGCCTCAACGACGCCGAGTCGAAGTCGTCGCCGGTCGGCGCCCACATGGTGATGATCGGCATCCTGCCCACGCTCGCCGAGGGGCACATGGGCCCCTCCTCGTTGAGCGGGAACCCGCGCTACCAGCTGCTCAGCGACCAGATCCTGGCCGCGCGCGGTGAAGACATCGTGATCGACATCAATGGTGTCGAGCAGCTCACCACGACCGCGGACTCCATCGTCCCCGAGGCAGCGTGCACCAGCACGCAGCTGCACGTGCAGACCACGCCTGACGAGTTCGCTGCCTATTGGAATGCCTCGCAGGCGATTGCCGCGATGCAGCTCGCGGTCGGCGCCAACTCGCCGTTCCTCCTGGGCAAGGAGCTGTGGCGCGAGACGCGCATCCCCTTGTTCGAGCAGGCCACCGACACCCGCAGCGAAGAGCTGAAGGCCCAGGGCGTGCGGCCCCGCGTGTGGTTCGGTGAGCGGTGGGTGAACTCGGTCTTCGACCTGTTCGAGGAGAACGTTCGCTACTTCCCGGCGTTGCTGCCGGTCACCGAGGACGAAGACCCGCTGGAGGTGCTCGAGGGGGGCGGCACCCCCGAGCTCGCCGAGCTGCGGCTGCACAACGGCACCATCTATCGCTGGAACCGGCCGGTCTACGACATCGCCGGCGGGGTGCCCCACCTCCGGGTGGAGAACCGGTTGCTGGCGGCAGGGCCGACGGTTGTCGACACCATGGCCAACGCCGCGTTCTACTTCGGACTCGTGCGCAGCCTCGCCCTGGCCGAACGACCGTTGTGGTCGCAGATGTCGTTCAGTGCGGCCGAGGAGAACTTCCACGTCGCGGCCCGGATGGGGATCGAGGCCCAGGTCTACTGGCCCGGCGTCGGGCAGGTCTCTGCCGCTGAGCTGGTGCTGCGGCGCCTGCTGCCGATGGCTCGGGAGGGTCTGACTGACTGGGGTTCCTCGCCCGAGGAGATCGACCGCTACCTCGGCATCATCGAGCAGCGGTGCCTGCTCGGGACGAACGGCGCGGAGTGGTTCGCCGGCCGCTTCCGCCGGCATGCGGTCGACCTGGATCGTGCCGAGGCGTTGCGGCACACCCTGGTGGACTATCGGGAGCTGATGCACACCAACGAGCCGGTGCACACCTGGGAGGCCTGA
- a CDS encoding CapA family protein — protein sequence MALSTLNGDATRRAGLGLAAGLCMLGSVSSAVSLDPTTHHPALRPMTQVDPGEDRPVVDDPSAPAGPHSTVELAFAGDLHFQLQLAALLDHPRGALGPAARPLAEADLAMVNLESAIAEAGRAPAAKELEDPSRRFHFRTSPAALELLDAAGVDVVSMVNNHGADYGRTGLRDTLRAVRRSPIHVVGVGMNRRAAFAAYRVSVGGTAFAFLAADASMREGSSNVWAAGPTTPGIAAAHADRPRALTTAVREASRRGDVVVVYMHWGEELRHCPTSRQRITARALADAGADVIVGSHAHVLLGSGWFGTTYVNYGLGNFLWYHDHQPETGVLRLTVRDGHVVDDAWAPARIHGDGRPLPLTGPARVHANAAWRALRSCTGLAAEARWPIRRRRPVDDHQGDVVVRAFVRKHASSCLPTRAR from the coding sequence ATGGCTCTGTCCACGCTGAACGGCGACGCCACACGGAGGGCCGGTCTCGGCCTCGCTGCCGGGCTGTGCATGCTCGGCAGTGTCTCCTCCGCGGTCTCGCTGGACCCGACCACGCATCATCCCGCCCTGCGCCCGATGACGCAGGTGGACCCGGGTGAGGACCGCCCAGTGGTCGACGATCCGAGTGCACCGGCGGGACCACACAGCACCGTGGAACTCGCCTTCGCCGGTGACCTCCACTTCCAGCTGCAGCTCGCCGCTCTGCTCGACCACCCCCGTGGAGCGCTCGGACCTGCCGCGCGGCCCCTCGCCGAGGCCGACCTCGCGATGGTGAATCTCGAGTCCGCCATCGCCGAGGCGGGGCGCGCGCCTGCGGCGAAGGAGCTGGAAGACCCGAGCCGACGTTTCCACTTCCGGACATCCCCTGCCGCGCTCGAGCTACTCGACGCAGCCGGGGTCGACGTGGTCTCGATGGTCAACAACCACGGCGCCGACTACGGACGCACCGGGCTGCGCGACACCCTGCGCGCCGTCCGTCGCAGCCCGATCCACGTGGTCGGCGTCGGGATGAACCGTCGGGCAGCCTTCGCGGCGTACCGGGTCTCGGTGGGAGGCACCGCATTCGCCTTCCTCGCGGCCGACGCCTCGATGCGGGAGGGCTCGAGCAACGTGTGGGCGGCAGGCCCCACGACGCCTGGCATCGCGGCGGCTCACGCCGACCGCCCTCGGGCCCTCACCACCGCGGTCCGGGAGGCATCGAGGCGCGGCGACGTCGTGGTCGTCTACATGCACTGGGGTGAGGAGCTCCGGCACTGTCCCACCTCCCGGCAGCGGATCACCGCGCGGGCCCTCGCCGACGCCGGAGCGGACGTGATCGTGGGCTCTCACGCCCATGTCCTGCTCGGCTCCGGATGGTTCGGCACGACGTACGTCAACTACGGGCTCGGCAACTTCCTCTGGTATCACGACCATCAGCCCGAGACCGGCGTCCTCCGGCTGACCGTCCGTGACGGACACGTGGTCGATGACGCCTGGGCCCCGGCACGGATCCACGGTGACGGGCGTCCCCTCCCCCTCACCGGCCCCGCACGTGTCCACGCCAACGCCGCCTGGCGCGCGCTGAGAAGTTGTACCGGGCTCGCCGCCGAGGCCCGGTGGCCGATCCGTCGGAGGCGCCCGGTCGACGACCATCAAGGCGACGTCGTGGTCCGCGCCTTCGTGCGGAAGCATGCATCGAGCTGCTTGCCCACGAGGGCGCGATGA
- a CDS encoding DUF4192 domain-containing protein yields MTTPQHAPKTLRARTPEDLLAMVPYILGFRPDQSLVMLTFGSSGPSFHARVDLPRDPAEFGEVVELLVEPACRHRVERVVVLGYSDDPEPCDEALELMALALLAEGIEVVELLRVTGSRWSSLMDRGHPSGRRRADAGTEFDDRTHPFTVQGVVEGRVTLDSREELADSLVGTDFDAVEAVAAAVEAWSASSPDGRSIEAQWVQDVVAGHVAGGTTPTTSEIGRLLVACRDLALRDVAWGLMSRETSEQHVELWREVLRRTPAELQAAPASLLGFAAWLAGHGALAWCAVDRAVLADPDYSMATLLGDALDRAVPPSSWEPMTDLAALLRGR; encoded by the coding sequence ATGACGACTCCACAGCACGCTCCGAAGACCCTGAGGGCACGCACCCCCGAAGACCTCCTGGCGATGGTGCCCTACATCCTCGGGTTCCGACCCGACCAGTCACTGGTGATGCTCACCTTCGGGTCCTCCGGGCCGTCGTTCCATGCCCGGGTGGACCTGCCGCGTGACCCGGCCGAGTTCGGTGAGGTGGTGGAGCTGTTGGTCGAGCCGGCGTGCCGACATCGGGTCGAACGGGTGGTGGTCCTCGGCTACAGCGACGATCCCGAGCCGTGCGACGAAGCCCTGGAGCTGATGGCCCTGGCGCTGCTCGCCGAAGGCATCGAGGTGGTCGAGCTGCTGCGCGTCACGGGCAGCAGGTGGTCGTCCCTGATGGATCGGGGCCATCCGTCAGGGCGTCGGCGTGCGGATGCCGGCACCGAGTTCGACGACCGTACCCACCCGTTCACCGTGCAGGGCGTGGTCGAGGGCCGCGTGACGCTCGACTCCCGTGAGGAGCTGGCCGACAGCCTCGTCGGCACCGACTTCGATGCCGTCGAGGCCGTGGCGGCGGCGGTCGAGGCCTGGAGCGCCAGCAGCCCGGACGGTCGGTCCATCGAGGCCCAGTGGGTCCAGGACGTGGTCGCCGGCCATGTGGCCGGCGGCACCACGCCCACGACCAGTGAGATCGGCCGCCTGCTGGTGGCGTGTCGCGACCTCGCGCTGCGGGACGTGGCCTGGGGGCTGATGTCGCGCGAGACGAGTGAGCAGCACGTCGAGCTGTGGCGCGAGGTGCTGCGGCGCACGCCGGCCGAGCTGCAGGCCGCGCCGGCATCGTTGCTGGGGTTCGCCGCGTGGTTGGCCGGGCACGGTGCCCTGGCGTGGTGTGCGGTGGACCGGGCTGTGCTCGCCGATCCCGACTACTCGATGGCCACGCTGCTCGGCGACGCGCTCGACCGGGCAGTGCCCCCGTCGTCCTGGGAGCCGATGACCGATCTCGCGGCCCTGCTCCGAGGACGGTGA
- a CDS encoding S9 family peptidase, translating to MQPPVAARVPSEHTIHGHTVVDDYEWLREKENPEVIAHLEAENAWTEERTAHLADLRQSLFDEIKARTLETDLSVPSRMRGHWYYSRSYEGKEYGASCRIPVTDPDDWTPPKPAEHASTDQPALPGEEVLLDLNELAAGHDFFSLGGSSVTPDEHLLAYAVDVVGDERFTIRVLDLRTRDLLPDEITGTLGGATWDPSGESFYYSTVDESWRADKIWKHRLGTSQADDELIFHETDGRFWVGVGRSRTDRFLMIVSGAKNTSEFRVLDTTVPDGRFEVYCPREEDVEYGLEHAVIAGEDVFLVHHNGNGPNFELATAPVTPTSRDQWRPLIPHDAATRIEDVDAFAEHLVVHQRSAGLTQLRILELDEAGVADDYQVSFEDEVYTIGSGGNPEFHQPVVRVGYTTMATPSSIYNYDVRTRELSLLKQAPVQGNYDPAAYEEHRLWAKADDGADVPISLVLPAGAPRDGSVPILLYGYGAYEMSIDPYFSIARLCMLERGAGFAIAHVRGGGEMGRAWYDNGKLMHKQNTFGDFIACARHLIDDGWTGADRLVAEGGSAGGLLIGAVANQAPELFAGLVAEVPFVDALTSMLDASLPLTVVEYDEWGNPEADPDVYDYMRSYAPYDNVAAQAYPPILVETSLNDTRVLYVEAAKWVARLRATATGCTTDPGSERGDFLLRTEMSAGHGGVSGRYKAWTDRAFTLAWILDRMHLAGGADTR from the coding sequence ATGCAACCCCCCGTCGCTGCCCGCGTCCCCTCCGAGCACACGATCCACGGCCACACGGTCGTCGATGACTACGAGTGGCTCCGGGAGAAGGAGAACCCCGAGGTGATCGCCCACCTCGAGGCCGAGAATGCGTGGACGGAGGAGCGAACCGCCCATCTCGCCGACCTGCGCCAGTCACTCTTCGACGAGATCAAGGCGCGGACCCTGGAGACCGACCTCTCCGTGCCGTCGCGGATGCGCGGACACTGGTACTACTCCCGCTCCTACGAGGGCAAGGAGTACGGCGCCTCGTGCCGCATCCCGGTCACGGACCCGGACGACTGGACACCGCCGAAGCCCGCCGAGCACGCCAGCACCGACCAGCCGGCCCTGCCGGGCGAGGAGGTGCTGCTCGACCTCAACGAGCTCGCTGCCGGGCACGACTTCTTCTCCCTCGGTGGCTCCTCGGTCACCCCGGACGAGCACCTGCTCGCCTACGCCGTCGACGTGGTCGGCGACGAGCGCTTCACGATCCGGGTGCTCGACCTGCGCACCCGCGACCTGCTGCCGGACGAGATCACCGGGACCCTCGGGGGTGCGACGTGGGACCCCTCGGGAGAGTCGTTCTACTACAGCACCGTCGACGAGAGCTGGCGCGCCGACAAGATCTGGAAGCACCGGCTCGGCACGTCCCAGGCGGACGACGAGCTGATCTTCCACGAGACCGACGGTCGCTTCTGGGTCGGCGTCGGCAGGTCGCGCACCGACCGGTTCCTGATGATTGTCTCCGGGGCCAAGAACACCTCCGAGTTCCGGGTCCTCGACACCACCGTTCCCGACGGCCGGTTCGAGGTCTACTGCCCACGCGAGGAAGACGTGGAGTACGGCCTCGAGCATGCCGTGATCGCCGGGGAGGACGTCTTCCTGGTGCACCACAACGGGAACGGACCGAACTTCGAGCTGGCCACGGCTCCGGTGACGCCCACGTCGCGGGACCAGTGGCGACCGCTGATCCCCCACGACGCAGCCACCCGCATCGAGGACGTCGACGCGTTCGCCGAGCACCTCGTCGTGCACCAGCGCAGTGCCGGCCTCACCCAGCTGCGCATCCTCGAGCTCGACGAGGCGGGCGTTGCCGACGACTACCAGGTCAGCTTCGAGGACGAGGTCTACACCATCGGTTCCGGGGGCAACCCGGAGTTCCACCAGCCCGTCGTACGCGTCGGCTACACCACCATGGCGACGCCCTCGTCGATCTACAACTACGACGTGCGCACCCGCGAGCTGAGCCTCCTCAAGCAGGCGCCGGTGCAGGGCAACTACGACCCCGCGGCCTACGAGGAGCACCGGCTCTGGGCGAAGGCCGATGACGGCGCCGACGTGCCGATCTCCCTGGTCCTGCCGGCGGGTGCTCCGCGTGACGGGTCGGTGCCGATCCTGCTCTACGGGTACGGCGCCTACGAGATGTCGATCGACCCCTACTTCTCGATCGCCCGGCTCTGCATGCTCGAGCGCGGTGCCGGCTTCGCGATCGCGCACGTGCGCGGGGGCGGCGAGATGGGTCGCGCGTGGTACGACAACGGCAAGCTGATGCACAAGCAGAACACCTTCGGCGACTTCATCGCCTGCGCTCGACACCTGATCGACGACGGGTGGACCGGTGCCGACCGCCTGGTGGCCGAGGGGGGCAGCGCCGGAGGACTCCTGATCGGGGCCGTCGCCAACCAGGCACCGGAGCTCTTCGCCGGCCTCGTGGCCGAGGTGCCGTTCGTCGACGCGCTGACCTCCATGCTCGACGCCAGCCTTCCGCTGACCGTCGTGGAGTACGACGAGTGGGGCAACCCCGAGGCGGATCCGGACGTCTACGACTACATGCGCTCCTACGCGCCCTACGACAACGTGGCGGCGCAGGCCTATCCGCCGATCCTGGTCGAGACCTCCCTCAACGACACCCGTGTGCTCTACGTCGAGGCGGCCAAGTGGGTGGCCAGGCTGCGGGCCACCGCGACCGGGTGCACGACCGACCCGGGGAGCGAGCGCGGGGACTTCCTGCTGCGCACTGAGATGTCGGCCGGCCACGGTGGCGTCTCGGGCCGCTACAAGGCGTGGACCGACCGAGCGTTCACGCTGGCCTGGATCCTGGACCGGATGCACCTCGCAGGGGGCGCCGACACTCGCTGA